A single window of Sphaerodactylus townsendi isolate TG3544 linkage group LG03, MPM_Stown_v2.3, whole genome shotgun sequence DNA harbors:
- the TRAPPC5 gene encoding trafficking protein particle complex subunit 5, with the protein MDARFTRGKSAILERSLTRPKTDVSLSAFSLLFSEIVQYCQNRVYSVSELQNKLSELGQQVGARILDVLVMREKNGKRETKVINILLFIKVTVWKALFGKEADKLEQANDDDKTYYIIEKEPLINTYISVPKENSTLNCASFTAGIVEAMLTCSGFPAKVTAHWHKGTTLMIKFDESVIARDKALDGR; encoded by the coding sequence ATGGATGCACGCTTTACTCGTGGGAAGTCGGCTATTCTTGAGCGGTCGCTCACCCGTCCAAAGACAGATGTCAGTCTTAGTGCCTTTTCACTTCTCTTCTCTGAGATTGTACAGTACTGTCAGAACCgggtatactctgtctcagagctTCAGAATAAGCTTTCTGAACTTGGCCAGCAGGTGGGAGCCCGCATCCTGGATGTTCTAGTGATGCGGGAGAAAAATGGTAAGCGAGAAACTAAAGTCATCAACATCCTGCTCTTCATCAAGGTGACTGTGTGGAAGGCGCTCTTTGGGAAAGAGGCTGATAAGCTGGAACAAGCCAATGACGATGACAAGACCTACTACATAATTGAAAAGGAGCCGCTCATCAACACGTACATTTCAGTGCCCAAGGAGAACAGCACTCTTAACTGTGCCTCCTTCACAGCTGGTATTGTGGAGGCCATGCTCACCTGCAGTGGTTTCCCTGCTAAGGTCACAGCCCACTGGCACAAGGGCACTACCCTCATGATCAAATTTGATGAGTCAGTTATAGCACGTGACAAAGCTCTGGATGGCCGCTGA